The genomic DNA AGGGTCAGGCCCTCGCGCCGCGCGAGGTCGACCATCAGCTGCTGGCGCGACTTGATGCCGTCGGTCTCGGGCAGTTCCGGGACAGGCCCGTCTGGGTCGTAGCCCGACAGGTCGTGGCCGCCGATCATGCGACCGAGCAGCGCGAGGCCGACGACGGGATCGATGAGATCCTGCAGGGCGTCGAACTTCGCCCGCGCCTCGGACTCGCTGCGGCCGACGACGGGGAACAGGCCCGGCATGACCTTCAGGTCGTCGGGCGCGCGGCCGAACCGGGCCATGCGCTCCTTCAGGTCGCCGTAGAAGGCCACCGCCTCCTCCAGCGTCTGGTTCGCCGTGAACACGATCTCGGCGGTGCGCGCCGCGAGATCCTTGCCGGGCCCCGACGAGCCGGCCTGCACCAGCACGGGCTGGCCCTGCGGCGTGCGCGAGATGTTGAGCGGTCCGCGGACCTCGAAATGCTTGCCCCGATGGTTCAGCGGGCGGAAGCCGTCCGGCTTCGAGAACTGGCCGCTCGCGCGATCGATGATCACGGCGCCGTCGTCCCAGGTGTTCCACAGGCCGAGGACCACGTCCGCGAACTCCTCGGCACGCTCGTAGCGGTCGGCATGGCGGTCGATCCGGTCGCCGCCGAAATTCGCCGCCTCCGCGTCGGTCGCGGAGGTCACGAGGTTCCAGCCGGCGCGCCCGCCGCTGAGATGGTCGAGGGAGGCGAACCGGCGCGCGACGTTGAAGGGCTCGTTGAAGCTGGTGGAGGTGGTGGCGACGAGACCGATCCGGCTCGTCACCGCCGCGAGGGCCGACAGCAGCGTCAGGGGCTCGAAATGGGTCGAGCGCGCGGTGCGCTCGCTCGATCGCAGGTCGAGGTCGCGGATCCCGCTCCCGTCCTCGAGGAAGATGAGGTCGAATTTCGCGGCCTCGGCCCGCTGCGCCCAGCCGACATAGCGCTCCAGGACGAGGCCGCCGTCGGCCTCGCTGGACGGATGGCGCCAGCCGGCGACGTGGTGGCCGGTCGCGTAGAAGAACGCGCCGAGGCGCAGGGTGCCCTGTCTCATCGAACCGACCGTCATCGTGCCTGATCCGCTCCGTGCCTCTCGCACGGGCCGGTGTCTAGCCGACCCGCCCGCCGGGGCGAACCCCGCCCCGCCCGCCCGCGGCCCGTCGCGGGTGCGCGGTGGAAGTCCGGCAGGTGCGGCGGGCAGCGCGTCAGCGCGGGACGGAGGCGTCCGGCGCGTTGTCGGCGGGAAGATCGCGCAGGTCCGAGGAGGCGTACCGTCCGTGCCGCGCCACCAGGGAGCCCCGGGCCTCCTGCATC from Methylobacterium radiotolerans JCM 2831 includes the following:
- a CDS encoding LLM class flavin-dependent oxidoreductase, which codes for MRQGTLRLGAFFYATGHHVAGWRHPSSEADGGLVLERYVGWAQRAEAAKFDLIFLEDGSGIRDLDLRSSERTARSTHFEPLTLLSALAAVTSRIGLVATTSTSFNEPFNVARRFASLDHLSGGRAGWNLVTSATDAEAANFGGDRIDRHADRYERAEEFADVVLGLWNTWDDGAVIIDRASGQFSKPDGFRPLNHRGKHFEVRGPLNISRTPQGQPVLVQAGSSGPGKDLAARTAEIVFTANQTLEEAVAFYGDLKERMARFGRAPDDLKVMPGLFPVVGRSESEARAKFDALQDLIDPVVGLALLGRMIGGHDLSGYDPDGPVPELPETDGIKSRQQLMVDLARREGLTLRQLYLRIAGARGHSQIVGTPAQIADEMEARFRAGGADGFNIMPPTLPGGLDDFIALVLPELRRRGLFRTEYEGRTLRDHLGSRPPAGFGPGRATV